CCGGGGCGCCACGGGGATCCTGGCCTGGATCGGCCATCTCGCCACTGATCTCGCCGCCCCAGAAGTGGCGGATGGTACCGTCGCGGCGGGTAAAGACGTTCAAGCCTGGGACGTCGCCGTCGTCGGCACTGACGTAGGCGCGGGTGTAGTCGCCTTTGCTGTCGGAGTAGAGTTGCAGGTTTTGCCAGCCTCGTTCTTTGCTGAATTCGAGAAGCCGCTGGATGGGTGAGCGTGCGAAGACCGCCAGGGAGACGCGTTCGCGGAGATTCCTTGCGGTTCCGTCCCACGCGGAGAGAAAAGAGGTGCATACCGGACATGCGCGTTGGCGTTCTGGGCCGAACATCATGCTGTAGATGATGAGGGTTTGCTTGTCGCCGAAGAGCTCCGACAGATGTACCGTGCCTTTTTCGCCTTCTAGGGTGTAGTCCTGTTCGAGGGTGCCACCGGGAGGCAATGCACGGCGCAGCTCTGCGACTCGCTCGATGTGACGCCTGAGTTCGATCTCTTCGGCGAGGAGGGCGTTGCGCGCCTTCCGGTACTCGGGGCTTTCATTGGGGAAGTGCGATTTGTTCTTTGCTGCGAGTTCGGTTGCTGGGATGAGAGTGCCACTGGTTGCCATTCAGTTCTCCTTTGAGGCGGAGCCGAGATATGGACTTGCGGGGGGCCGGGGTGAGGTGCTCGACCTCAACAGCATATCGACAATGGATGCAGACAGAGCCATTGGTTGGCTAGATGTACTGGATGTCGTGAGGGTGAAGGGTTCCGAGCCTCGCTCGAATGCCCACCTTAGCGCAATGAGGCAGTGCGAAGGTCGGGTCCCCAAAAGTTGTGATTCGTTTGACGTGCCCTGCCTTCCTAGATATGGGCCACGCGCCTTCAAAATCAAGATCTGTTGTACGTTATAAACTTTCAAACTATGGCCCCACGTCGATACTCACGTTACATCATCTTGGGATTCTCGCTCGGCACTTGGTTTGAACACCAAAAAGATATTCCGCCGTACATTTTGTGTTCGACGGGAATCAAGAATTCCCGAATCGTGAGCCTCAGACTATCTGACCTTCGTAGTCGCCACGTTGGCCAATGGAGACTGTGTATAGAAGTTGAGCAAAACAATCTTACGTCAGCGAGACGAGTACTAAGCGACTTCGAAGGTCTATTCACCCAATTAAATCATGGCCGTATTGAAGATCTTTCTTTGCAATTGCTTCCCGCAGAAGTTGTTCGTGACCGCGAGATACTTGGCGCTGATCTTGTTCAAGCGGTAAAGATTCGAGCTCGCCGAGATGGTGATTTCTTCTTGGAGAGAACTTTTGAATCCCAGCTTTGAAGTTTTTATATGGTGCCCGACATTCTTGTCGCCTTTTTGTTCTTCCAGCTTCCAATATTGTTGCAGTCTGACTGGCTATTTGCAGCCTGTAGTTTTTTTCAGTCCGCCTGTCCCGATTATGCTTTCACTGGCGACGGGATAAGCGACATTTTGCGACAGAGAAGCATGCCTGTGAAGCATGAGCGTGATCGAGTGCAACTGGAAAACGTCATACTCAGTTCCTTTAGAACAGTCGAAGCGGTTGTTGGTGAGCCAGGAAAGGAACATCGGTTTAGAGCAATTCTTATGTCGCGGGGGCTTGATTTCAACGAACTAGTAGGTTTTCCGGGCACACGCCGGAAGAGACTCGGCGACGCTATTTACGCCCTGCAAAGTCTACGAGATGCTACCTCCGCCCACGGTGTTCGTCGTCGCTCCCACCCGGTTAGTTGGTTAGAGGCTATGCAGGCTCAACATCTTGCCGAGTCAGTATTCCACACTGCACTTTGGCAAGAGTGCTGTCGAGTTGGACGCTTAGGAGGTGGCGACGAAGAGCTGAGATATCTCTTACGGCTTATGTACCCATTCCGAAAGTCGGACGATTGGACCGAGAGGTCTTTTGAAACGCTGGGCAACTTATCACCAATTCAAGCAAGCCGACAACCCGGTGGCCTCAAGATGCTCGAAAATCTTCCGATGGGACTCTGATCGTCTGGTCTTCAGAAGGCGCTGCGGCATGACAGCGAAAGACAGAGACAAAATGCGGGGGGTCTCTCCACTACGCTGCAGACGATGAGTCTGTCTGTAGCTCCGGTCGAGATGACGTGTGGGTAGGAGATGTCTTCGGAAAGCTGGCGACCGAAGAGTAGCGTCTGAACTTTCGCCGCTTAGTTTCTCCGCTAGTAGGCGAGGGCGCAGCCGTCGGCTCGCATCTCGCTGGCGGCGGAGTAGAAACGATCGGAGCCGCTCATGCGGTGTTCGATGCATTCGTAGCGGCCGTAGCCGCCGTCGGATGGGCCCATCGGCCAACCGAGGGCAATGAGAGCGTTGCGGGTGGATTCTGGGACTCCGGCTTCGAGGCGAACGATGCCTTTGGGGTCGAGGTTTGGTGGATCTTCTCCCATGCTTTGGGAGGAGCCTTCGTGGTGCCAGCGGGGGCTGTCTCCTGCGGCCTGGATGTCGAGACCGTAGTCCACGCGATTGATGATGATCTGGGCCTGTCCCTGCGGCTGCATGTCTCCGC
This Tunturibacter gelidoferens DNA region includes the following protein-coding sequences:
- a CDS encoding DUF899 family protein gives rise to the protein MATSGTLIPATELAAKNKSHFPNESPEYRKARNALLAEEIELRRHIERVAELRRALPPGGTLEQDYTLEGEKGTVHLSELFGDKQTLIIYSMMFGPERQRACPVCTSFLSAWDGTARNLRERVSLAVFARSPIQRLLEFSKERGWQNLQLYSDSKGDYTRAYVSADDGDVPGLNVFTRRDGTIRHFWGGEISGEMADPGQDPRGAPEIDLLWTFLDLAPEGRGTDWYPKLEYTPAQLTNIK